TGCCTTTTGCTGTATCTGCTAATTTTGGAGGACTTGTCATTCAGTGTTGTTAATGCCTTATGTACATGTGAGGGGGTGTGTTCCTTTCCTCTGTACTACTAAATTTTGGGTTCTCTCCTAGGTCCTATCAGCAGTATCCTGGTGAATAAATACGGCAGTCGTCCAATCATGATTATTGGCGGCTGCTTGTCAGGCTGTGGCTTGATTGCAGCTTCTTTCTGTAACACTGTGAAGGAACTTTACTTGTGTGTCGGAGTCATTGGAGGTGAgttgattcattttaaaatattaattcattgcTGGCTATTTAGTATTCACCTGCATTGGTCCTTCAGATCTTCTGTGTGAAATTCCTTCCTTATAGAAATTACTTGATTATCATTTTGAATAGCTATAAATACATTAAGGGTACTagaaaaccaaaattttaaagaaattgctaTCATACAGTTGGTGTTCattgtagaataaatgaatgaattgaaatAAATGATTGTATCCCTTGTCCTAAGAATAGTCAGTGGTTGTGGATAAAATATATCTGGTAGTTTGTTGCAAGGGTGGTCACTGGTTACTGCTCTCCCTCAGTACCTGTTCCTCTCACAGGGAATAGACTTCGATTGCAGCAAAACATGAAGCAGGAATTATCTGATAACAAAGTTCACATATATTTCCGAGGAATAGAGGATCCTCTATCCCTTGATAATTCCTTCCCCTTTGTTTTAATGGCCAAATTAAGATAATGAACTGCTGATGagtatgataaataaatattattcataatgTCACTAATAAATGACTATTGACATTTTAATGTATGTCCCTCCCagcttttttctcattattgtattatttaattatatcattttggtggtggggaggtaattaatttattttatttattttaggtttattaatttttagaggaggtactggggattggacccaggacttcgtgcatgctaagtgtgtgctctaccacttgagctataccctccccactcccagctttTTTCTATGTGCAAACATACAACTTTTTtcagaacaaaaaatatttacttcatcaaatattttataaccaGTTTTTTTGACTTAACAATAGATCATGAACAACAGTCATATACATGTATGTCGGGCACTGGCTCTGTGCTGTGGGCACAGGGCAACAAGTTGGGCAGAGTCATGCCCTTTCATGGGAGGAGTCAGACACAGCTACttacaaatagataaataagaaaaatcaggGAGCAGTAAATGCTGTACAAACCCTCAAAACGAAATGTTCTGACAGGGAAGGACTAGGTagtcagcaaaaggaaggaagggctcACTGAAGAGATGACCTTAATAGAGATCTGAGTAACAGCGGGGAACAAGCTTTGTGAAAATCTAGGGGAACACAGGCCCTAAGTCAGCATGCTTATTAGCACAGGGAAGAATGGTCTGGTATGAGATCAGGGAGGGAGGTAAAGGCCAGGAGAAAGGTTATGCACAGGAAGCCATGAGCAGGTTTCAAATACAGGAGTGACCTACTCTGGTTAATTGTTTTAAGACTCTGTGAATAGCTTAGATATAAATAGTAGGGAGCAAGAGGGGGCCAGGGAGAGCACCAAAAGTTATTTGAATATTTACTGATACTAGCAccatttattaattctttttgtAGTAATTAAAAATGTCACTTTTACCTTCCCTTAAATGTTGATATATATTTCAGGTATGTTCCTGgactttctgtcctttctttgaTCAGTGTTTACCTATTACTGAGCCAGAGTCACACTGTTCTAATGATTGTagcttttaaaagttcatttttatatctaaTATTAGTCCCATTCCTCCTGCTGCATCACCAGAAACTTCCTTGTTGACTCTAATGTATTCTCTAATCATGTTTTAGAGTCATTTTACTTCATCTCCAGAGTGAAATGCACTGACATTTTCATTGGAATCACATTAGATTGGCACATTCATTTGGGGAgtactgacatcttgacaatgtTGTGTTTTATTACCCCAAAATTTTGTGTGTTGGTTTTAATTCTCTGGCCTTTCCAGAAAGTTATACAATTGTAGCCATTATAAAttgcacattttttagtttttggtgCTGCTGTATGTAAAAGGAATAATTTTGTattgcattttctaatttaagactgtttttaaaactctctgtTTGATAACTGTCTACTTAATGATCTTCTGTGGTTACAGTTATCCCTCAGGTTATTTGCCAGATTTGACAAATAGCTAATCGCTTGCAAATAATATAAAcaacaattataaaataactaaCATATATCGATTACtaaccacgtgccaggcactgttatgAGTTATATGCCTCTTGTTTTATTCACAGCAGTTCTGTGTGCCTGTTTTACATGTGAGGAAAGAGTCATAGGAGGGTCAAGGGGTCTGacatctggttttattttttattttattttttcaccacCAAAAGTTTATTTCCCATCCATCACCACGCAGTTGATTGCCTTTACTCATTTcaccctccccacagccccttctTCTCTGGTAACCATTactctgttctctatatctacatatttgtttttgtttagtttggtttgttaatttattttgtttttgtttagtttggtttgttaatttattttgtttttgtttgtttattagttttttataTCCCACGTATGAGTGAaatcatggtatttgtctttctcctctgacttatttctcttagcataatacccttaaGGTGCAGCCATGATGTTGGATATagcaatattttatcttttctgtatggctgagtagtattccattgcatatatatatatatatatatatatatacacacacatatatatacatatatacatatatacacacacaccccatcttctttatccattcgtctattAACGGACACAGGTTGTTTCTATaacttggcaattgtaaataatgctgctatgaatatgaaCATTGGATCTTTTATGATTccacacatattttataattttttgttctatttttgtgaaaaatgtactTTGGATTTTTATAGCCATTGCATTGAACCTGTAGACTGCTTTAGGTAATAAGGACATGTtgacaatgttaattcttccaacccatgagcATAGATTGTCTTCctattcatttgtatcattttgaattatatagcttttgttttaatttatttgtctGGTTAAGTAATTCTGAATatatttctgacattttattgtagtttgtgattcttttttcccctctccccaggtcttGGCCTTGCTTTCAACTTGAATCCAGCTCTGACCATGATTGGCAAATACTTCTACAAGAGGCGACCATTGGCAAATGGACTGGCCATGGCAGGCAGTCCTGTGTTCCTCTCTACCCTGGCCCCCCTGAACCAGGCTTTCTTTGGCATCTTTGGCTGGAGAGGAAGCTTCCTAATTCTTGGGGGCTTACTGTTAAACTGCTGTGTAGCAGGATCTCTGATGAGACCTATAGGGCCCAAGCCAAGCACTGCAGAGAAACATAGGTCTAAAGAATCCATTCAGGAAGCTGGAAAATCTGATGCAATAAAAGGAGCAAGTGATGCAAATACAGATCTTATTGGAGGAAACCCCAAAGAAGAGAAACGATCAGTCTTCCAGACACTTAATCAATTCCTGGACTTATCCCTGTTTGCACACAGAGGCTTTTTGCTCTACCTGTCTGGAAATGTGCTCATGTTTTTTGGACTATTTACACCTTTAGTCTTTCTTAGTAATTATGGCAAGAGTCAGCATTACTCTAGTGAGAAagctgccttccttctttctattCTGGCTTTTGTTGACATGGTAGCCAGGCCTTCTATGGGACTTGTAGCCAACACAAAGTGGATAAGACCTCGAGTCCAGTATTTTTTTGCTGCTTCCATTATTGCAAATGGAGTATGTCATCTGCTAGCACCTTTATCCTCCAGCTATATAGGGTTCTGTGTCTACGCGGGATTCTTTGGATTTGCATTTGGATGGCTCAGTTCAGTATTATTTGAAACACTGATGGACCTTGTTGGACCCCAGAGGTTCTCTAGTGCCGTGGGATTGGTGACCATTGTGGAATGCTGTCCTGTCCTCCTGGGGCCACCGCTTTTAGGTATAGTATGTCCCTATTTTTGTGGTTCTGTTAAAAAACAAGCATAGATGATTGGGAAGGTGAGAGAAAGCAGGAATCAGTGAGCTGCTTGATGGCAGAGGGCTAGTCTTTCTTATTTCTGTACCCTCTGTGCTGATACAATGCTTGGCACAGCATAATTGCTCAAATACTTAcagaactgaattaaaatgaatcATCAAGCTGAAAGGGgagttaaataattttacaaatagcattggttttaaaaagtgtttccttttcataaaacTTACATGCTTACTgtagaaaaacatgtaaaatacaaCTCTACCTCTAAAGCACTGGTAGTGATTGCATTTTAATAATGAAGTTTATTTCAgtagtaataattaaaataataaattatagctACCATGAGTGTCCATGGTATACCAAGTACTGCCCTAACCATTTTCTGTATCCTCCTATATCTTACAAGTCTATGAGGTAGGACTGTTACAGTTCCTACTTCGTAAGTGAAGAAATAGTCTTCGAAAGGTGAAATAATGTGCCTTGcatcacagagctagtaagtgagTATATAATTGGGAACTGTTTCCTAAGGTTATTAAATActtcatcttttaaattaataacttaaaatataacatatggtgaaaaataattgGCTCTCCCGGTTGTGACCCAGGCTTGTATGAGTGTGATTTGGGGGGTGAGTGGTGATACATAAAAGAAAGACCTGCAGCTGTCTTTTGATATTGCGCTTTTCCTCCCCATACCCGACAGAGTTGCCACGTCTTGTCACTTTTCACTTGGTAAAGCTCTTTCTAATCTGCCCATTTTCTCCATGACAACATTACCCTTATCCATAGTTCCTGTCTTGTATCTGGGCTGCTccagtagcctcctaactggtctacCCATATCCACCTTAGCCAGCCCTCAAtcccctttcttctctgctgGCAAAATTATCTTTGCTAATGCAAACCTGATATTCCAGCTGATTAGAACACTCCAGTTGTTTCCCACATCTTAGGGTGAAGATCAGATTCCCTACCATGGCCCGCAAGGCTCTGTGTGGCCTtgcccacccacctctccagcctcattcccACCACTCAGTTGCTCTCTCTGGTTCCCCTCTCacaccctctgcttcctcctaCCACCCGCCTCTGCACAAGCTCTTCTCTGCCTGGATacttttcccatctcctttctccCAGATAACTCCTATCCTCCTGTAAGTCTTGGTGAAGTTTATTTACACTTTAAGAAAAGCCCTCCTGACCCTACTTGCTGGCCTCAACCTCCTATTCTCTGCTCTCAGGCCCTCCCTGTAGCACTTGTCACAGTGTATGCACTTACTGGGTTAACATTTTTCCTCTCCACTGAACTGTATGGATGTTCCCTCTTTTGCTCACCCTTAACTCAGGGCCTAGTGGACCCAGTGCCTGGTGTGTGTATAGAGACCCAATAAGCATTGCTGAGTGAGTGATGCCCTGAgctggaaaactgtatggagtcCTATTTGAACTGGTTATTATATTCTTTATGGGTGTAGAGTTTTCCATAGTTTATTCCTTGAAATACTAGTTTGTAGAGATGCTAATACATTTTACTATAACAAGGATTTCATGGCCAAAAAAGTTCAGAAACATCAAAGTAAATGAGTTTCTTTACTATCAGACCTCATAAAAGGCTTTAATAGAAAAGACTATGATATGTCATTTCCAAATTTGCTTGACTTTGGAAACATTAGGGAGGTGTCCTGTAGCATAGAGTTGTGGGTGGAGGCCTGAGTCAGACCTGGTGGGTTTCAAGCCAACCTATTTCACACACTAGGtcactttgtgaccttggacaagttacttaaggTTTCTGAACTTTGGTTTTTACGTTATACAACGGGAATGATGATAGAATCTTCCTGTAGTGAATATTAAGCACTTAGAATGGTGTAAAGGTATTGCTGTCAGTTAATATTTTAGCATAGTATGAGTGCTCACAGGATTGctctttgggaaacactgatgtCAGAGAAAGAACATTGTCCTGAGAGGGTGGAAATCgctctgtggccttggacaagaCTCCCAAACCTCTTTTGAGCAACAAATTTTTCTACTGTATATTGAAAGAATTAATCCTATGTGATCTCTAAGTCTTTCCCAGTTCAAATTTGCcgagatttaattattttcaagtttctaAAGAACAGAATATTCTAGGCCATCCAGAATCAGTGTGATGTCATAAACAAAAGATCAGACAATTTTCACCTGTTcctttttatacttaattttcatTCGTGGGCTTTGAGGATTGGGTGGACATTTTTCTAAGTGTATCCTTGAGCTTTATTTGGGAAAAGATATAATTGTTCACCcacataacctttttttttttttttcgccatCTTTAGGTAGTCTGAATGACATATATGGAGACTATAAATACACATACTGGGCATGTGGCATAATCCTTATTGTCTCAGGCATCTATCTCTTCATTGGCATGGGCATCAATTATCGACTTCtggcaaaagaacagaaagcagagaagcagcagaaaaaggaaagtaaagaggAAGAGACCAGTATTGATGTTGCTGAGAAGCCAAAAGAAGTCAGTGATGCAGCAGAATCTCCAGAGCAGAAAGGCATAGAAGGAGGCCCCAAAGAGGAGGAGAGTCCAGTTTGAACTTGCAGGGCTGAAGGGTAAATGGAGTAGCTCATGAAATATTCTATTGGCCTGTGATCTACCAGTGGTGCTCAATGCAAATACTGGACATTTGCGTGGGAATCATCTGCAGGGGTTCGTTGATGGAATTTTTGTTTCACTCCTTACCAGTAGTCTGAATTAAAAATACCATAGCCTTTGGGGAGGGAGTGGTTGAAAAAGAATGTGGGAAGgaagttgggtttttgtttgtttatttgtttgtttgtttgtttaaatcttAGCTTTTAACAGTGTCATGAAGATTTTAATATGTGCCTTAAGTTTTATTCTTTAGAACTCTTTAGGGAGCCTTAACTTTTTAAACCATTCTGCTTAATTCACCCATTTGAAGCAT
This region of Camelus ferus isolate YT-003-E chromosome 9, BCGSAC_Cfer_1.0, whole genome shotgun sequence genomic DNA includes:
- the SLC16A1 gene encoding monocarboxylate transporter 1; this encodes MPPAVGGPVGYTPPDGGWGWAVVVGAFISIGFSYAFPKSITVFFKEIEGIFNATTSEVSWISSIMLAVMYGGGPISSILVNKYGSRPIMIIGGCLSGCGLIAASFCNTVKELYLCVGVIGGLGLAFNLNPALTMIGKYFYKRRPLANGLAMAGSPVFLSTLAPLNQAFFGIFGWRGSFLILGGLLLNCCVAGSLMRPIGPKPSTAEKHRSKESIQEAGKSDAIKGASDANTDLIGGNPKEEKRSVFQTLNQFLDLSLFAHRGFLLYLSGNVLMFFGLFTPLVFLSNYGKSQHYSSEKAAFLLSILAFVDMVARPSMGLVANTKWIRPRVQYFFAASIIANGVCHLLAPLSSSYIGFCVYAGFFGFAFGWLSSVLFETLMDLVGPQRFSSAVGLVTIVECCPVLLGPPLLGSLNDIYGDYKYTYWACGIILIVSGIYLFIGMGINYRLLAKEQKAEKQQKKESKEEETSIDVAEKPKEVSDAAESPEQKGIEGGPKEEESPV